One genomic region from Leptolyngbyaceae cyanobacterium JSC-12 encodes:
- a CDS encoding outer membrane protein/protective antigen OMA87 (IMG reference gene:2510094027~PFAM: Surface antigen variable number repeat; Surface antigen; POTRA domain, ShlB-type), protein MKNKTQLSPLLVALLAASATVGLSNSATAQTTRSQTVEPGTTAPAGTPKATEAKLPDFLADVTAIPDVQIQSSKAAKDAIAPIAAPVQPLSPADLLVLPPIAQSIPGESPDRIRINPLSPGTPQPTTPTVPTPTAPTEPESQPGPAPTAPPATPTPTTPTTPPPQTVDSEPRVLVAEVLVKGAEGTFQDEVYNAIQTRPGRTTTRTQLQEDINAIFATGFFSNVRAVPEDTPLGVRVTFEVVLNPVLQSVQIEGNRVLPQKIVTETFSDQYGKVLNLNSLQEGIKQLNKWYQDNGYVLGQVLESPAVSPDGVVTLQVAEGEVSALKVRYLNKEGNECIRNDQGRFILIEPETKQPVLDKNGNPTGCRNRTREFIVTREFQTKSGDIFNRAVVEQDIQRVFGLGIFEDVRLALEPDPNDPRKVIVVPTIIEKNTGSIFASAGISSASGLFGSVGYQQQNLGGNNQKLSAEVQVGQRELLFDLSFTDPWIGGDPFRTSYTVNLFRRRTISLIFDGGNPDIDLPNGDTPRILRTGGFISFTRPLNGNPYVRPEWTASLGLQYQRVSIRDRDGDLSPVDQLGNDLSFSGTGRDDLLSIQFGVIQDRRNDPLRPTRGSFLRLGTEQFIPIGSGSILGNRLRGSYSFYLPTQLIRFTKGCRAPNPRPADCPQTFAFNIQGGTFLGDLPPYEAFSLGGANSVRGYDEGDLAATRSFIQGTVEYRFPIFSIFSGALFVDGAYNFGSQGLVPGNPGGIRNKPGSGYGYGVGVRVQSPLGPIRVDFGINDQGDTQVNFGIGERF, encoded by the coding sequence ATGAAGAACAAGACGCAGTTATCTCCCCTTTTGGTGGCGTTACTGGCTGCATCCGCTACGGTTGGTCTGTCAAATTCTGCCACGGCCCAAACAACTCGTTCTCAAACAGTTGAACCTGGAACAACTGCCCCTGCAGGAACCCCGAAAGCGACAGAGGCAAAGCTGCCAGATTTCCTGGCAGATGTCACGGCGATTCCAGATGTCCAGATTCAGTCCAGTAAAGCTGCTAAAGATGCGATCGCTCCCATTGCAGCTCCCGTTCAACCCTTGTCACCTGCTGATTTGTTGGTGCTCCCCCCCATTGCCCAATCTATTCCTGGAGAATCTCCTGACCGAATTCGCATCAATCCACTATCTCCAGGAACCCCCCAACCCACCACTCCCACTGTTCCAACCCCAACAGCCCCAACCGAGCCTGAATCGCAACCAGGTCCCGCTCCAACCGCCCCTCCTGCAACCCCAACCCCAACCACACCAACAACTCCCCCTCCTCAAACCGTTGATTCCGAGCCACGGGTTTTAGTCGCTGAAGTATTAGTTAAAGGAGCGGAAGGAACCTTTCAGGACGAAGTTTACAATGCAATTCAAACCCGTCCGGGGCGAACCACTACCCGAACCCAGCTTCAAGAAGATATCAACGCCATCTTTGCCACTGGATTCTTCTCAAACGTCAGAGCGGTTCCAGAAGATACTCCTTTAGGTGTTCGGGTCACCTTTGAAGTCGTCCTCAACCCCGTGCTTCAGTCTGTACAAATAGAAGGCAATCGGGTACTGCCCCAGAAGATTGTCACGGAGACGTTTAGTGACCAGTACGGGAAAGTTCTGAACCTTAATTCTTTGCAAGAAGGAATCAAGCAATTAAACAAGTGGTATCAGGACAATGGGTATGTACTAGGACAAGTGCTTGAATCCCCAGCAGTGTCACCAGATGGAGTAGTGACGCTTCAGGTGGCAGAAGGGGAAGTTTCAGCGCTGAAAGTTCGCTATCTCAATAAAGAAGGCAACGAATGTATTCGGAACGATCAGGGACGCTTCATTTTAATTGAGCCAGAGACTAAGCAACCTGTTTTAGACAAAAACGGAAATCCAACCGGATGTCGTAACCGAACTCGTGAATTTATCGTTACACGAGAATTTCAAACCAAGTCAGGCGATATCTTCAACCGTGCGGTGGTTGAGCAAGATATCCAACGGGTATTTGGCTTAGGAATTTTTGAGGATGTCCGGCTTGCGTTGGAACCCGACCCCAACGATCCCCGTAAAGTGATTGTGGTTCCTACCATTATTGAGAAAAACACTGGCTCAATTTTTGCGAGTGCGGGGATTAGCTCTGCCAGCGGTTTATTTGGGTCAGTTGGTTATCAGCAGCAAAATCTGGGCGGTAACAACCAAAAGTTGTCGGCTGAAGTCCAAGTGGGTCAGCGGGAATTGTTATTTGACCTGAGTTTTACAGATCCTTGGATTGGAGGTGATCCATTCCGCACTTCCTATACGGTTAATTTGTTCCGTCGCCGCACCATTTCGCTGATTTTTGATGGGGGTAATCCTGACATCGACCTGCCAAATGGCGATACTCCACGAATTTTAAGAACGGGTGGATTTATTAGTTTCACTCGTCCCCTCAATGGCAATCCCTATGTGCGCCCTGAATGGACTGCATCCCTTGGGTTGCAATATCAACGAGTATCGATTCGCGATCGCGACGGTGACCTTAGCCCGGTTGATCAGTTAGGAAACGATCTCAGTTTTAGCGGTACTGGGCGAGATGACTTACTATCCATTCAGTTTGGGGTAATTCAGGATCGGCGTAACGATCCACTCCGCCCCACGAGAGGAAGTTTTCTTCGACTAGGAACTGAACAGTTCATCCCGATTGGATCAGGCAGCATTCTAGGTAACCGCTTACGCGGCAGCTACAGTTTCTACCTCCCAACGCAACTAATCCGCTTTACCAAGGGCTGTCGAGCGCCAAATCCCAGACCCGCTGATTGTCCTCAAACTTTTGCATTTAATATTCAGGGCGGCACATTTCTAGGCGACCTTCCTCCCTACGAGGCATTTTCCTTGGGAGGAGCAAACTCCGTTCGAGGCTATGATGAAGGAGATCTGGCTGCAACCCGAAGTTTTATTCAAGGCACTGTTGAATATCGCTTCCCAATTTTCTCGATTTTCTCAGGTGCTCTGTTTGTGGATGGAGCCTACAATTTTGGCTCTCAAGGCTTAGTCCCAGGCAACCCAGGTGGCATTCGGAATAAACCAGGAAGTGGCTATGGTTATGGTGTTGGGGTTCGGGTTCAGTCACCACTGGGGCCCATCCGGGTTGACTTTGGGATTAACGATCAAGGCGATACGCAGGTGAACTTCGGCATTGGGGAGCGATTCTGA
- a CDS encoding UDP-3-O-(3-hydroxymyristoyl) N-acetylglucosamine deacetylase (IMG reference gene:2510094028~PFAM: UDP-3-O-acyl N-acetylglycosamine deacetylase~TIGRFAM: UDP-3-0-acyl N-acetylglucosamine deacetylase), with product MEVEARRQTIQDKPQTIATLLAPIQHTLGDTFVVSGVGLHTGESVQVRVGPAAAGQGRFFVRTDLPTAPVIPASVNAVCQTILSTELGSDNVRVRTVEHLLAALVGMGVDNARIELEGPEAPLLDGSAKEWTDAISHVGIVSQSTPRECWTVSEPVWVREGDAFVAALPSPDLRFTYGIDFDLAAIGNQWQSWSPAGTEPFEVAIAPARTFGLAHQIHYLQAQGLIKGGSLDNALVCSSEGWLNPPLRFANEPARHKLLDLVGDLSLLGTIPTAHFLAYKASHALHTQLARLLNELRSLHP from the coding sequence ATGGAGGTAGAAGCCAGGAGGCAGACCATACAAGATAAACCGCAGACGATCGCAACACTTCTGGCTCCGATCCAGCATACCCTAGGCGATACGTTTGTGGTTTCAGGTGTTGGGTTGCATACTGGGGAGTCTGTCCAGGTTCGTGTGGGACCAGCCGCCGCTGGGCAAGGGCGCTTCTTTGTTCGGACAGATCTGCCCACGGCTCCTGTGATTCCAGCATCCGTGAATGCGGTTTGCCAGACCATACTTTCCACGGAGTTGGGATCTGATAATGTCCGGGTGCGAACCGTTGAACATTTACTGGCAGCCTTAGTAGGGATGGGCGTTGATAATGCTCGGATTGAATTAGAGGGACCGGAAGCGCCTTTGCTCGATGGCTCTGCAAAAGAATGGACAGACGCAATCTCCCATGTGGGTATAGTGTCCCAATCCACTCCTCGAGAGTGCTGGACAGTATCGGAACCTGTATGGGTACGGGAGGGAGATGCTTTCGTTGCTGCATTGCCTTCACCAGACCTGCGATTTACCTACGGCATTGATTTTGACCTGGCAGCAATTGGCAACCAGTGGCAAAGTTGGTCGCCCGCTGGAACTGAACCGTTTGAAGTAGCGATCGCTCCAGCTCGTACTTTTGGACTGGCCCATCAGATTCACTACCTGCAAGCACAAGGATTAATTAAGGGGGGCAGCCTGGACAATGCTCTAGTCTGTAGCTCCGAAGGTTGGTTAAATCCGCCATTGAGATTTGCAAATGAGCCAGCACGTCATAAACTTTTAGATTTAGTAGGAGATTTAAGTTTGCTGGGTACCATTCCAACCGCTCATTTTCTCGCCTATAAGGCAAGTCATGCATTGCATACTCAACTTGCGCGATTGCTCAACGAACTGCGAAGTCTCCACCCCTAA
- a CDS encoding beta-hydroxyacyl-(acyl carrier protein) dehydratase FabZ (IMG reference gene:2510094029~PFAM: FabA-like domain~TIGRFAM: beta-hydroxyacyl-[acyl carrier protein] dehydratase FabZ) yields the protein MSILTDVNTADASPSHVEAPNHLEPDNASPETTSNIVIPVEEIQKLLPHRYPFALVDRIIEYVPGKRAVGIKNVTFNEPHFQGHFPGRPIMPGVLIIEAMAQVGGVVLTQMADLTGGLFMFAGIDGVRFRRPVVPGDQLIMTVELISVKRRRFGKMQGRAEVDGQLAAEGEFMFSLVD from the coding sequence ATGTCCATTCTTACTGATGTCAACACTGCCGATGCATCGCCCAGCCATGTGGAAGCTCCCAATCACCTTGAACCAGACAATGCTTCACCGGAAACCACTAGCAATATTGTGATTCCGGTTGAAGAAATTCAGAAATTATTACCGCATCGCTATCCCTTTGCGTTAGTTGATCGGATTATTGAATATGTGCCAGGTAAGAGAGCCGTTGGCATCAAAAATGTCACGTTTAACGAGCCTCACTTCCAGGGTCACTTTCCTGGTCGCCCAATTATGCCTGGGGTGTTGATCATCGAAGCAATGGCTCAGGTAGGAGGAGTGGTTTTAACCCAAATGGCAGATTTAACAGGCGGACTGTTCATGTTTGCTGGAATTGATGGAGTTCGCTTCCGTCGTCCGGTTGTACCAGGTGATCAATTGATCATGACGGTGGAACTCATTAGCGTTAAACGCCGTCGTTTTGGCAAAATGCAAGGACGTGCCGAAGTCGATGGGCAATTGGCAGCGGAAGGTGAATTTATGTTTTCGCTAGTAGACTAA
- a CDS encoding acyl-(acyl-carrier-protein)--UDP-N-acetylglucosamine O-acyltransferase (IMG reference gene:2510094030~PFAM: Bacterial transferase hexapeptide (three repeats)~TIGRFAM: acyl-[acyl-carrier-protein]--UDP-N-acetylglucosamine O-acyltransferase): MATLIHSTAVIHPGAELHPTVEVGPYAVIGEKVKVGPETVIGAHVVLDGWTEIGARNHIFPGAAIGLASQDKKYDGTNSLVKIGDDNRIREFVTINCATYADEVTLIGDRNLIMAYTHVAHNCVIEDQVVITNAVSLGGHVHIESQARVGGMSGIHQGVRIGRLAMVGGMSRITRDVPPYTLVEGNSARVRSLNLVGLKRAGLVELDDGRVFQSLKTAFRLLYRSGLPLKEALTKLETLLDNEYIQHFHRFLQLSQQEGRRGPTPGAKVSEEDDDE, from the coding sequence ATGGCAACCCTAATCCATTCAACTGCTGTTATTCATCCTGGTGCAGAACTACATCCTACCGTTGAGGTTGGTCCTTATGCTGTGATTGGCGAAAAAGTAAAGGTTGGACCTGAAACTGTGATTGGGGCACACGTCGTATTGGACGGCTGGACTGAAATCGGGGCACGCAATCACATCTTTCCGGGAGCAGCGATCGGATTAGCTTCTCAAGATAAAAAATATGACGGCACGAATAGCCTGGTCAAAATCGGCGACGACAATCGAATCCGAGAATTTGTCACGATCAACTGCGCCACCTATGCTGATGAAGTAACACTGATTGGCGATCGCAACCTGATCATGGCATACACCCACGTAGCACACAATTGCGTCATTGAAGATCAGGTTGTGATTACCAACGCTGTTTCGCTGGGCGGGCATGTTCATATTGAATCTCAAGCACGGGTGGGTGGCATGAGTGGCATTCATCAAGGCGTCCGAATTGGACGATTGGCAATGGTAGGTGGTATGAGCCGGATTACAAGAGATGTGCCACCTTATACTCTTGTCGAAGGAAACTCAGCACGCGTGCGATCGCTCAACCTGGTTGGGCTAAAACGGGCTGGCTTGGTAGAGCTAGACGATGGACGAGTGTTTCAATCCTTAAAAACCGCATTTCGGTTGCTCTATCGCTCTGGTTTACCCCTGAAGGAAGCCCTTACAAAACTGGAAACCCTGCTTGACAACGAATACATCCAGCATTTTCATCGTTTCTTACAACTTTCCCAGCAGGAAGGTCGCCGCGGTCCCACGCCTGGGGCAAAAGTCAGCGAAGAGGACGATGATGAGTGA
- a CDS encoding lipid-A-disaccharide synthase (IMG reference gene:2510094031~PFAM: Lipid-A-disaccharide synthetase~TIGRFAM: lipid-A-disaccharide synthase) has translation MSEKRIFISTGEVSGDLQGALLIQALKRQSQEKGIDLEILALGGDRMARAGATLLAHTSEIGSMGILESLPFVLPTLQVQNRAKVYLKQHPPDVVVLIDYMGPNLALCEYFYKQSLPMPVVYYITPQEWVWGDQWKWGVKLFRSDLIVKATKRVLAIFPAEADYMRRKGAQVSWIGHPLVDRLQAAPTRTSARAALNLLPDQPVVTLLPASRQQEIKYLLPVICQAAQLIQQQLPDVLFLIPLALEKYRQPIQQAIQHYGLQAKMLSDQSGTHTEDPGKSVTLQAIAAADLAITKSGTVNLEIALLNTPQVVLYKVNTVTAWILKHILKFSIPFMSPPNLVVMKAIVPEFMQNQATPGNIAHEALEILLKTDRRQAFFANYAEMRQALGEPGVCDRAAAEILQLL, from the coding sequence ATGAGTGAAAAAAGGATTTTTATCAGCACTGGCGAGGTATCTGGTGATCTTCAGGGGGCATTGCTCATTCAGGCGCTCAAACGCCAATCCCAAGAAAAAGGCATAGATCTGGAGATTCTGGCATTAGGCGGCGATCGCATGGCAAGAGCAGGAGCAACCCTCTTAGCCCATACCAGCGAGATCGGCTCAATGGGAATCTTAGAATCCTTACCGTTTGTCTTGCCTACCCTACAAGTTCAGAACCGTGCAAAAGTTTACTTGAAACAGCATCCGCCCGATGTTGTGGTCTTAATTGATTACATGGGGCCAAATTTGGCACTTTGCGAATATTTTTACAAGCAATCTCTGCCAATGCCGGTCGTGTATTACATCACTCCACAGGAGTGGGTTTGGGGAGACCAGTGGAAGTGGGGCGTGAAACTATTTCGGTCTGATTTGATTGTGAAAGCAACAAAGCGAGTGCTCGCGATCTTTCCAGCAGAGGCAGACTATATGCGGCGCAAAGGTGCCCAGGTGAGTTGGATAGGGCATCCCCTGGTTGACCGACTGCAAGCAGCACCCACTCGAACCAGTGCCAGGGCTGCCTTAAACCTGCTGCCGGATCAACCAGTAGTTACCCTATTACCAGCCTCTCGCCAACAGGAAATCAAATATTTGCTTCCAGTAATTTGCCAGGCAGCACAACTAATTCAGCAACAGCTACCAGATGTACTGTTTTTAATTCCATTAGCATTGGAGAAATATCGCCAGCCAATTCAGCAAGCAATTCAGCACTATGGGCTACAGGCTAAGATGTTGTCGGATCAAAGTGGCACCCATACTGAAGACCCAGGAAAGTCTGTGACTCTGCAAGCGATCGCAGCAGCAGATCTTGCCATCACCAAATCGGGTACCGTTAATTTGGAAATTGCTTTACTAAATACGCCTCAAGTTGTTCTTTATAAAGTTAATACCGTCACTGCCTGGATTCTCAAACATATTTTGAAATTCTCCATTCCGTTTATGTCGCCTCCTAACCTAGTTGTTATGAAAGCGATTGTGCCAGAATTTATGCAAAATCAAGCAACTCCTGGCAATATTGCTCACGAAGCCCTTGAGATCCTGTTGAAAACCGACCGCCGTCAAGCATTTTTTGCTAACTACGCAGAAATGCGGCAAGCATTGGGAGAACCAGGTGTGTGCGATCGCGCCGCAGCCGAAATTTTACAGTTACTATAG
- a CDS encoding diguanylate cyclase (GGDEF) domain-containing protein (IMG reference gene:2510094032~PFAM: Response regulator receiver domain; GGDEF domain~TIGRFAM: diguanylate cyclase (GGDEF) domain) translates to MNNRQAKGMRGNILVVDDIPDNLDLLCSLLTRKGFQVSVADSGEIALQMIEEATPDLILLDICMPQMDGYEVCQVLKKNPDTRDIPVIFISALDEVLDKVKAFRVGGVDYITKPFHMAEVLARVNSHIAIHQLQRQLEEQNNLLRQEIRDRQAAEAALQTANQELQRLAHMDGLTQVANRRNFDSTLAQEWRRLAREQHPLSLILCDVDFFKRYNDTYGHQVGDDCLRNIASAISIALKRPSDLVARYGGEEFAVILPNTPLQGAHHVAKEIQVAVRALGMAHVGSQVSKFVTLSIGIATVIPQSRFSPMSLVAAADRALYQAKLEGRDRICTEEVQYQAKDAIVLDDLDVL, encoded by the coding sequence ATGAATAATCGGCAAGCTAAAGGGATGCGAGGCAATATATTGGTTGTAGACGATATTCCAGACAACCTCGATTTGTTGTGTAGCTTATTAACTCGTAAGGGCTTTCAAGTCTCAGTGGCAGATAGCGGAGAGATAGCGTTACAGATGATCGAGGAAGCTACTCCAGATTTAATTTTGCTGGATATTTGTATGCCTCAAATGGATGGATATGAGGTCTGCCAGGTACTGAAAAAAAATCCTGATACCAGAGATATTCCAGTGATCTTTATCAGTGCCCTGGATGAAGTACTGGACAAAGTTAAGGCATTTAGAGTTGGTGGTGTGGATTACATTACCAAGCCGTTTCATATGGCGGAGGTGCTTGCTCGAGTCAATAGTCACATTGCAATTCACCAGCTCCAGCGACAATTGGAAGAGCAGAATAATTTATTACGTCAGGAAATTCGCGATCGCCAGGCGGCAGAGGCAGCACTCCAAACGGCAAACCAGGAACTCCAGCGACTAGCGCATATGGATGGACTAACTCAGGTTGCGAACCGCCGTAATTTTGACAGCACATTAGCACAGGAATGGCGAAGATTGGCACGGGAGCAGCACCCCCTTTCCCTGATTTTGTGCGACGTAGACTTCTTTAAGCGCTATAACGACACCTATGGCCATCAAGTTGGAGATGATTGCCTCCGGAACATCGCCAGTGCGATTTCTATTGCACTCAAGCGTCCAAGTGATTTAGTAGCTCGATATGGTGGAGAAGAATTTGCAGTAATTTTACCCAACACACCGCTTCAGGGCGCACATCACGTAGCAAAGGAAATTCAAGTTGCTGTGCGAGCACTGGGAATGGCTCACGTCGGCTCTCAGGTTAGCAAGTTTGTGACACTGAGTATCGGAATTGCTACTGTCATCCCACAATCTAGATTTTCGCCAATGTCTTTAGTGGCAGCTGCTGATCGGGCGCTCTACCAAGCCAAACTAGAAGGACGCGATCGCATCTGCACAGAAGAAGTTCAATATCAAGCAAAAGACGCGATCGTGCTGGATGACTTAGATGTACTCTGA
- a CDS encoding tellurite resistance protein (IMG reference gene:2510094033~PFAM: Tellurite resistance protein TerB; Mo-dependent nitrogenase C-terminus) has product MKMRSLLKKEEALVESLSTFGMSTVSQFTVKLAKERARIVSERNTCLRSEMNETIKSSYTNEQTAVWIRGLIELAWADGHFDPEEQELITKLLHQDLSEEEKTNALKPLADSELAAVLGQDPKLAENFLRTAVMVALADGDYSASEDTLLMRYCQVLNQKPEALQVLRTALQNLADAQPVDGAVSNAADTFSPAAPQEHDQLDVLYPVRDWLDNMDVQDPKVARMLCKLIPPQCPFERDITLFGRKLVHIPPLCKINPLYEQLVGLRFRALSYLADDCGEDISEYI; this is encoded by the coding sequence ATGAAAATGCGATCGCTGTTAAAAAAAGAAGAAGCTCTTGTAGAGTCACTGAGTACGTTTGGAATGAGTACAGTCTCTCAGTTTACCGTTAAGTTGGCGAAAGAACGAGCTAGAATCGTCTCGGAGAGAAATACGTGTCTGAGAAGTGAGATGAATGAAACTATCAAATCTTCTTATACGAACGAGCAAACTGCCGTTTGGATTCGGGGTTTAATTGAGCTGGCTTGGGCAGATGGGCACTTTGATCCGGAAGAGCAGGAATTAATTACCAAACTACTCCACCAGGATTTATCAGAGGAAGAAAAAACGAATGCTCTGAAACCACTGGCAGATAGTGAATTGGCAGCCGTACTGGGGCAAGATCCTAAGCTGGCTGAAAACTTCTTGCGAACGGCTGTGATGGTTGCTCTGGCGGATGGAGATTATTCTGCTAGCGAAGACACGTTGTTAATGCGCTATTGCCAGGTGCTCAATCAAAAGCCAGAAGCATTGCAAGTTTTACGAACTGCATTGCAAAACCTGGCAGATGCTCAACCAGTTGATGGGGCTGTATCCAATGCAGCAGACACGTTCTCACCAGCTGCCCCCCAAGAGCATGATCAACTCGATGTATTGTATCCAGTGCGTGATTGGCTGGACAATATGGATGTGCAAGATCCAAAAGTTGCTCGAATGTTATGTAAGTTGATTCCACCACAATGTCCTTTCGAGCGAGATATTACCTTGTTTGGGCGCAAGCTGGTTCACATTCCGCCGTTGTGTAAGATTAATCCACTATATGAGCAATTGGTTGGCTTGCGGTTTCGGGCACTGTCTTATCTGGCAGACGACTGTGGGGAAGACATTTCAGAGTACATCTAA
- a CDS encoding EamA-like family transporter (IMG reference gene:2510094034~PFAM: EamA-like transporter family) yields MGNALNTVVRILFTPELLTGLVLYAISAVLFILVLTRVKLSVAGPAVSVSYLFAVLFGYFLLKEPISVRHLFGLGFIVCGVLLVLKR; encoded by the coding sequence ATGGGCAATGCCTTAAATACGGTGGTGAGAATTTTGTTTACACCAGAACTGCTGACTGGTTTGGTGCTGTATGCCATTAGTGCTGTCTTATTTATCCTGGTTCTTACTCGGGTCAAGTTGAGCGTCGCCGGACCTGCCGTATCAGTGAGTTACCTTTTTGCTGTATTGTTTGGCTATTTCCTGCTGAAAGAACCTATTAGCGTGAGGCATTTGTTTGGTCTGGGATTTATTGTGTGCGGAGTTTTGCTAGTGCTTAAACGTTAG
- a CDS encoding metalloendopeptidase-like membrane protein (IMG reference gene:2510094035~PFAM: Peptidase family M23; LysM domain), which translates to MQLRWLAGSTVWLTVLSVFSLPAFYAESWSAQSRIEVAQACPTPALSRMTRHTVAPGETLDSIARRYNLLPATLMGLNPGLRGGKPSPGAQILVPPFNGIQVEVLSGQTWRDVARTYKVRPDVLFEVNGCQRSPRVVFVPGVNWSPIGPSNQPLPSEAEQILTGFPLNTPNLELSLLMGYGYQVQPGTSEVAFHSGVDLAAPVGSPVLAVGNGTIAFAGVQGAYGNLVVINHAEGLQTRYAQLSKITVKVGQRVGRGQAIGTVGTSGRPSSQASHLHFEVRSRSNLGWVAEDPARVLKRIGSRE; encoded by the coding sequence ATGCAACTTCGTTGGCTTGCTGGTTCAACCGTTTGGTTAACTGTCCTTTCGGTGTTTTCGCTGCCTGCATTCTATGCTGAATCGTGGAGTGCTCAATCTAGGATAGAGGTCGCTCAAGCTTGCCCAACTCCTGCCTTGTCTCGTATGACTCGGCATACTGTAGCACCGGGGGAAACACTGGACAGTATCGCCAGACGTTACAATCTATTGCCAGCTACGTTGATGGGGTTGAATCCTGGCTTGCGAGGGGGGAAACCGTCCCCTGGGGCACAAATTTTGGTGCCGCCGTTTAATGGTATCCAGGTAGAGGTGCTATCTGGGCAAACCTGGCGAGATGTGGCAAGGACCTACAAAGTTCGTCCTGATGTGTTGTTTGAAGTAAATGGATGCCAGCGATCGCCCAGGGTAGTCTTTGTTCCAGGTGTCAATTGGTCACCAATTGGACCCTCTAACCAACCGCTCCCCTCTGAGGCAGAGCAAATTCTCACAGGTTTCCCCCTGAACACTCCCAATCTAGAATTGAGTCTATTGATGGGATACGGTTACCAGGTGCAACCCGGAACCAGTGAGGTGGCGTTTCATAGCGGGGTTGATTTGGCAGCCCCGGTCGGTTCCCCAGTCTTGGCAGTTGGCAATGGCACGATCGCGTTTGCGGGTGTCCAAGGAGCGTATGGCAACTTGGTCGTGATTAACCATGCAGAAGGGTTACAAACTCGCTATGCTCAGTTAAGCAAGATAACTGTAAAAGTTGGGCAGCGAGTCGGCCGAGGGCAGGCGATTGGTACTGTAGGTACTTCTGGTCGCCCCAGTTCGCAGGCATCCCATTTACATTTCGAGGTGCGATCGCGATCTAATTTAGGCTGGGTGGCAGAAGATCCAGCAAGGGTTCTAAAGAGAATCGGAAGCAGAGAGTGA